Within Homo sapiens chromosome 2, GRCh38.p14 Primary Assembly, the genomic segment cGTATACAATTTGCTattcttaagtgtacagttcatcagtaacaaatacatttatattatttgccttttatttatttttaatatataaattatttttaattatttataataattttttaatatagaggtggggtcttgctatgttggccaggttggttttgaactcctaagctcaggcaatcctcctgcactggcctcccaaaatgctaggattacaggcatgagccactgtgcctagccttctttgctttttaaatcctGAAAAATTCAGTATCACTtatttacatacaaaaagcaactATACAATTTtgttaaaacactttaaaaatatcttataaaaaaagaaaacaaattcttataACTGCTTGCAATtatgtttccaaaaatattttgcaattaacATCCTTTTCCATTTACAGACCAAGAGAGTTCTCTGCcatgaaaagaaaatctgaggTGAAGCTGAAGTTGACAAAGTTCAATCTGAACTTAAGACCAAGGACACACAACATGAGCACTTACTTTGACAGTTCTGACATTTCTTCATCATAAATTCTCTTCCTATCAGACAATTCATCCGGCAAATATCGAAATATTAATTCTTCGGCCAGAACAGTTATGTTAAAGTTTCTGCTTGCCAATAACTGtaacaaaaaaaagtcaaatgataCTGTATGGTAATTGATTCTAAAGGACGAAGCTTCCGAGTGGAAAGGTGAACAAGGAGGTGGTGGGTGGGATCTCTGAGCAGGTAAGAAGGAaaagggatggagagagaggCGGGCCAGCCTGTAACAAGAGCAGGGGCAGCCCCTCCACTGTGAGAAAAGGCCAGGAGGAGGCGTTCACCTGGATGAAGGATGAGGCAACTCAATCTTGACAGCATCTACATTTTCAACCAAGTGCCATGATGTTGGTGAGAGGGGAGGAAGTGAAGTAGGGCATGTTGGGAGAGGAGAGACTTTTGCAATGATCAGCTTGGAAAGTGAAGAACTGGAACTACTAGAGAAAGAATGTAAGAATGATTACTTATGTTTTGAGTCTaagacttaaaatttttcatttaaactgACACCAATCTTCCCaacattatgtttttttctagctTTGTTGTATTACTTAGGATGCATGCAAAAGGCAAAGGTTGACTTTTTTTggattgagaaagagagagagggaccaTGGATTAAAGCGGGATGTGAAGGGAAGGTAGGAGACTGAACAAGAAAGTGCTGGGATCGGTGGGTGGAAGGGCCACAATGTGGCTGAACTACtactctgcgtgtgtgtgtgtgcgcgtgtgtatgtgtgcacacagatTAGTAGTTTGGTAGGTTGCACTGTTTTATTGCAGGCATGTATACTAGCATATAGTAGCTCTTTTCACTGACATTCTGATGCACATCAGGGACCACTGCAGGTGCTTTATTAGTCCTGAAAACAGTATAATACTATAGTTGTTCTCTCCACTGCGCTCATAAAGCTGTGATTCAGAAAGGGTAAGGGGTCAGTGCTGAGCCACCATGGCATAGCGAGGACCCCAGGCCTGGCGGGCTTCAGGGCTCTGCTCTTTCCTTGGTGGCCTGCTGCATTTCTGGGCTTGGGATGGCTCCACGTATTTCCAACACACCATGGCTGGGTGAGTCCTTCGCATACTGCCAGGTTTCCTTGTGGTTGGTGTGAAACAAACTAAATGTATTGCTGTGATTGACTGAGAACCAGGAGTTCAAACTTTGGAAACGCCTATGTTTGAGAACCACCATCACAGGGTAACTGGTAGAGAAACAGGCTATCATCTCACTCACAAAACTGCTTCATAATTGTCATTATTAATGAcataggtatttaataaatggtttatGATGTCCTTTTATTGAAGAGTAATACAATAAAACATGCTCTACTTGGCATGATGCTAGCCAAGGGTTCTGGAGATTCATATATAATTGATGATTCAGGTCCCTGGTAGTGCATGCAAAGTCATTTATGTGCATGATGTGACTCCCGCATTGAAGAAAGACAAaactataattttggattttatttcactttatagcATTCTAATTTCTGGAACATTAGGAACCCATGTATAGTTTGCatgtaatcattcattcattcattcaacaaagactTCTAGAGTCTCTGGTGCATGTGCTAGTCCCTGGAAATACAGGGAAAACAGGTCATAGGAAGTCTCAGTACTTAAGCagcttctattcttttttttttttctttttgagacagagtctcgctctgtcgcccgggctggagtgcagtggcgcaatcttggctcactgcaagctccgcctcccgggttcacgccattctcctgtctcagcctcccgagcagctgggactacaggtgcccgccaccatacctggctaattttgtttttgtattttttttttagtagagacggggtttcaccgtgttagccgggatggtctctatctcccgcccttgtgacccacccgcctcagcctcccaaagtgctgggattacaggcgtgagccactgcacccggccaagcaGCTTCTATTCTAGTGACGACCTCCAGCTATCACTTCTTCACTCAGCCCCCTACAAGGCAGCATCGAAACAGAAGTGAGTAAGGTCTGTGTTGTAAACAGGGCTCACACATACATGCATTTTATTCTTGTAAGAACAGATGAGCCTGTTCTGGCCCAGGCAGGCACCAAAACAAGAGGCAGTGGGTCCGATGCATCTACTAGCAAGAAGAGACAGCAAATGCCCAGAGGAAAACTGCACAGGGGCCACCAAGGAAACAGCTCTGCAGACTCAGAGCACAGTCACCACTGTGACACACAGCGCACAGCACAATAATTGATGTTCACGAGAACtctgaagaatttaaaaagattcaGTATGCATGCAATTTAATAAAGCAAGTATGTGCATACaatgttttagaaaatgttttcaattgtaactagttattttaatgttttggcagtaaattttaaaggttataattatttaaaacttcACTTAAGTATAATATCTCATCTTATCacatcagatttaaaaaataaattttactgtacgtttgtaaaaagaaaaaaaaactttatcctACTTAAAATGCATTCAATAAGTTTAATCTCTGGAAAGTAATTAAGGCAAATATTATCAGTCTCATTTAATGAATGCAAAACAAAGGAAGATACTCCCCACCCCCTTAAGATGTTATATGACTTGCTCCATAGAAAGTTCATGGCACTAATAGGACCACAGCCCAATACAGCTGATATGGATTCACTATTTCAGGAATTGATCAGAAGGTCTTCAGCTTTTAAATACTCTTCATTGTATTTACCATACCTAACGTAAATGGATTTAATAGTTTATATTGGGGCTAAATATCATTAAATAGCTTCCCCATGGAACCTGGATTTAATAGTTTATATTGGGGCTAAATATCATTAAATAGCTTCCCCATGGGACCTGAATTTTACTGGTTTTGATTTCAGACCAAAGACAATAATAACTGACAACTGTAAAAGCCCTAAAGGGACTCACCTGTGGTCAGAAATGATCAAGTCTTCAATCCTACGAAAAACTCTCAAGATGAAAAAGAGAATTCCTGGAGCACATTAAGTGCACCATGACAACGTCTCAACCATTTACAATGAACGTAATGTAGGGTTCATAATGTTAGCTATTTTCAATCTATCTCAACTAAAATTTCTACCTAAAAATGTCCTTAACATTTAGCAATTTCTGTATGTCAACCTTCCTTGTGTATTTCTTGATTCATCAAAGAGATGAGAAAAGACCTATCTTTGATTGGAGAAATCTCAGTTTCTTTAACAACTGGGTGGGGGAAGCAACACGAGACAGGGAGTAAGCGTCCACCAAGGGATGAGAGGAGGAGCTGTCCCGTCATTTCCTAAAGTGTACTTACTTCCGAAAGTTTGTCTTTGCACAAAGGACAGTGTGGGGCGTGGTCAAGGCAGCGCTCAAGGCATTTTAGGCAAAATGTGTGTCCACAGGGCGTAGTGACAGGTTCAAAGAGCaatctggaagaaaatatctgtttTCAGCCAGAAATGTCCAGGACAGACTTTCAAATCATGGACTGGTTTTTGAAGGATTCCTTATGCAATCCCCTTTCTGTTCTAGAAATCACTTGCATGCACTTTCATTTTATATCTTATTaaatctttagaaaataaatcaattattaCTGAGCTCTCCCTAGTTTCCGTGATAATAAAAAGCCCATTACACTTTGGTATACATTTCAGAAAGGCTGCAGTTTTAAAAGAGTTGCACGGATTCTGTACCATCCTACCTCATGCAGAGGGCACACTCAAAGTCAGTTACATCAAGCGAGAGCCCCTGACTTTCTTCTGTCTCAGAGTTTGGGCTCCTTTGAAGTGAGAGATCTGAATGCGAAAAAATTTAAAACGCTGTAATTAACACCTAAGCACCTGAACAACAGCATgcaagaaatgtattttctctggaCCAAACGTGTTGTATCAATGTAACAAATCACACTGGGCAGAAATAGTTCCTGCCCAGTTAACAGCATACAGCAATAATTTATCTGGATGGTAagcatgaataaaattttaaattatagctaAATTTTCTCTGCTATTTTTGACTATGAAGTCTTTGCAGTATAAAACATCTAAAATGCTCTATAATCTTAGAGCTGATATAATCATTTCATTACTAATATTAAAtgttgtaaaaatttaaaaaatatattgaatactAGTTAACATTCTATCACTTTGGAGTCACAGAACTGCCTGATGAAAACAGTTCACTGACCTTTCTTGGGAATTTTTCCAGGGGCGTTCAGGTCAGGTGCATCCTCCACGTCATCCGGAAACTGTCTCTTTAAGCCAGCGCTGGGTGCTGTTGGAAGGATGCTTTCTAACGCCTTTTTATCCTCTTCAAAGTGTAGACCCAgtataaaatacaaaactgaaGAATTGGTATTTCCAAGCATATCAGATTTCTCAGATGAATTCTGGTtaagtgggaaaaaaaggaatcctGAGTATTAAAGAAATCATAgcataagagaaaaagaatgcagaagcctgTACTAGaaatctttggaaaaaaaaaggggggggcatACACTCTTCTTCATAATTGGTTTCATCTGTTAATTTCTAAGATGAGCTTTATTCTTTTCACAGTAAAATACAGGATAATTTCTTCCTGAGCCAGGGCAAGTGAAAAGTTATCTTCATATGcaatctgtctgtctgtctatctatctacacacacacacacatacacatacacacgtacacacataaaATCATATATCATATTCAAATCAtccctttgctttatttttttttaaattacactttaagttctagggtacatgtgtacaacgtgcaggtttgttacatatgtatacatgtgccatgttggtgtgctgccccCTTTAACTTGTccctttgctttattttctccaaGCCAAAATAACTTCAAGTCTCCTGCCGTTTGGGGTGATTTGGTGGTGTTCTAAAGCTTCTTTCAATCTTTAATCATTTTCATTACTTCCATAGACTTCATGTAAAAGTTCCAACTCCCAGGTTGAGGAGCTACAACTGGTCTTGAGAAATATGTCTAACTAACATAATGCCATAATGTGTGAATAATCTGTAAACTGTTTAAAATGAAGCCATTATGTAAAGCTTAATCAAGAGAATCCTGACAAATGCATGCACGTCATACCTCCGAGCTCCCTGCATCACCTTCTTCCAGCAGAGCCTGGGCATTCATGTGGCTGTGACCCTGAGCCTTTAATCTGCTTTGGATGGAAGATGTTAAATTTTCATGCACATTTGCTGTAGCTGAAAACAGCACTTCACACATTACCTATAAAAttgccaagaaaagaaaaaatatatattttaaaacacttttgtaaaaatatagtatGTCTTATAGATTCAGAGGAAACTAAGAGGCCAAATAAGCCTAAAATgttgaaaagaataattttaactgCCAACCTTTTAAAATCCAAACATTTTTGAAACCAGAGtcaatattttaagttattttagcTTCCAATCCCTTTCCATCTTACACTTCCCAATGACAAAATGATAGCAATACCACTTCCTTCTACCTGGTCCTTACACACTATATAAAATCTCCCCTAAAAGCCACACAGATAAAAGAGAAAGGGAGTGTAAAGGTTGCTGGGGGCCTTGAATTAAATCTAAGCTGTGATCACCCACAGGGCTGAGGTCACTATACAGAACTGCTTTATTTATGAGAACCAGAAGACCCACCTCGTAAAGAACtttaaaggaagagagagggaaaggccCTAATTGTGGTTCAAGAACCAGGGAATGGcattggtgggggcaggggaagggtggTCAGCAATGGCCAGTTAGGCATTCTAGCTGACACCCAATGCTAGCAGACACTCAAATGGTCCTGTCAAACCTCATGGCTTCAGCTGCATCCAAGGCTTGAGGAAAGCAGAAAGGAGTGACTGAAACCTAAACAAAgactcctcccactctccactgTTCCTCATGGTTCAAGGTGAGTGCGCTAGAATCCATGGCCTTGCAGCAATGCGCACCACCACCCTCAGCAGGGACATCAATGTCCTCAGCCCCAGCTCTGAGCAGCCTCAACAGAGCTGCTGGAGATGGAGCCACATTCCATGTGAACAGGCTAACATTGTTTTTGGTACCGTCTGTGATACAAGATATCTATCAGCCATAGAATGTCCAGGGGAAAACACCATGTCTGAAAACGCTCCAGGTAGACAACAACCCAGAAGACCTAAACCCTGGTCCAGGAACCTTGGTGAATGTGCTTCATCTCTTTGACCTTGGACTGACTTTCTCAGAAAAGTGTTATGAGAATCAGTTGAGATATGTTTTAAGATTCTTAGGAAGTTTCCGTATAGGACAAAGCAGGCAGGGATAGCTGAATAGCAGGCTGAAGATGCAATATTATTTTGACAAGTTGAAATGATGGCCAAAAACCAATGAGTGATACTGGTCAATTGAACAACTGTCAGGACAACTGAATGGGACTAACGCCAATCAATTGCACAAGAGAAGATAAAAAACAACATTGCTCTGAagttcttacttttaaaaaagaggaacgaggtatttaaaaataaacatgcccCTAATGTGAACACAAGTGAAGGTAAAATTTCACCAACTGTGGCTGTCAAATGTAGATGCTAAAACACAGGGTACATTAGAACACATCCAGAAGAGGAAATCTTAGAAACGCCACTCTGTGAGAAAAGAATGTTTGGCCCACAGGGTGACATTAAGGCAAAGATAATAGCTGTTCCCAAACATCTAACGTGGTTTGAATTGTACAAGGAAGAACtgattcattttctgttgctccAGAAAATAGAACTACACAGGTAAGTAAAAATTACAGGGTAAATACGTGGTAGAAGTTGACAATAAACAGTGTTAAAACAGGGAAGCgcaaacataaaaacataaaaacgcTGGTCATTGGAAATGCTAAGTAAATACCAGGTAACTATTGTATAAGCTTTTTAACAGGACAGATTTCCACATTCAGTGTGACTGGATGATGGGTAAAAGAGCAGGTATTTCTGCACTATGCTGGTGAACCTTTGCTGAAAATTACAGGTCACCCTATAGAGCCGAATtgatacattttacatatatcataATGTCTTTTATGAAGCTTCTACACAAACTATAATAACCTTGCCTAACATGTGTCTTTATGTCAACAGAATCGAGGCATGTTTACACTGTCTCATGAAACACTCTGCTTTACCCAGGGACAAAATATAATGTTTACCTAGAAGTTATCCAATGTATGAACCTTACAATTATTGCCATGCGTTTTTTATTGCATTATCACGAACATTCAGAAttatatttcttgtttatttcacATGCAAGGGTTACTCAGCATGGACATGAAGGCTATAAATAAGACCTGATAGAGAAAGTCCTTTAACAGAACTCATACCTTCTGTGcttctttcttcacagagttacaTTCAGGATTCAGAGCAAGGCAGTAGAGAAATTCCTTTAACACTTCCTTACTTCTTCCCAATCCAGAAAGAGCCTGAGCTTTTACTTGATGTCCCTAGATTCACCGAAGACaaagtgtacatttttaaaacccAGCATGATTATATACTTGAATACAAACTTCCCTGAACAAATTTATtagaacaatttgttttaatttcacatTACATAGAATAAACAAAGCCCATCAAAGGATGACTCTATCGCTACTTTCTCTACCCTGGAAACTTAGCAAACTTCAATAGCTCATAAATACAATCTACAGTCAGAACACAGGAGCTACCGTACCTGAAATGTTCTGCTCAAAGGAGTTCTAAGGGACGTGCTAAGAGAAAACTGGCTATCCACTTTAAATTCATTCAGCAGTTACAGGTCATTACCATCTTCCTGGCTTCCAGGAGTTTACAGTCTCATGAGCTAAGACAGACACGACTAAAAACAATTACAATACAAATCATAATATACTAAGTGCcacaataaaagtaaacaaaatacaaTATGGATCAGTAATTTCCCATggcattttcttttcatcttatgAATGCAGTATTTTCTCAAATCTataaaaacactatttttgtttctttttttactggTTTACATATAGTTGAAAGACTTTCTCTTAGCACTTGAAATATGTTGTTCCAATGTCAACCAGCTTCCACAGTTTCAGATGAGATGACAACCATAAATATTATTTCCCTGTATGTcatttttctcattctcattccatgtcatttttctttactGCTTTCAAGACTTTCCTTTTATCTTTGGTTTACAGCCTAGCCATTTGATTATGACTTGAGTTTATCATTGCTTATAAGTTGAGTTAACCTTCTTGGATCTGAAATTAATGTTTCCCACTAAATTTGGAAACTTTTTAcccattatttcttctttttttttcttgccaaacattttctgtcttcttctgagattCCAATTGCACATACGTTGTACCACTTCATATTGTCCCACAAGTTTCcaagattctttttgtttttctttaatcttttttctttctgttttttgcatTGAATAATTTCTCTTCCTATAGATCTATCTTCAATTTCACTGATTATTTTGCCATGTATAATGTGTTATTAACCCTAcctagaaattttaaatttcagcattgataatttttatctctagaatttcctttttttttcttttttagagacagggtctcaccctgttgcccaggctagaacgcaatggcatgatcacatcTCACTGTGACCcttaactcctgggttcaaacaatctgcctcagcctccagagtagctcagactacaggcacatgccaccctgcctggctaatttttttgtagacttGGGGTCTCGtgatgtttcccaggctggtcttgaactcctggcctcaagtgatcctcctgcctcagcctcccaaagcattgggcaTACATGCATGAACCATGAACCCAGccagaatttccattttttatagtttccatctCCCTGTTGAGATTGCTCTTAAGTCAAAGGTACCATATTGTCCTTCAATTCTTTGCATGCAATTTAACTCTTTGAACTTATGCATAATAACTTCTTCAAAGTCTCTTTGTGGAAAATATAATATCTGGGCCCACTCAGAGACAATTTTagttgactgttttttttttttttttgagacagagtcttgctcgctcgtccaggctggcgtgcagtggtacaatcatggctcattggaacccctgcctcccaggttcaagtgattctcctgcctcagcctcctgagtagctgggactacaggcgcctgccaccatgcctggctaattttttttttttttttttttttagttgagatggggtttcaccatattggccaggctagtctcaaactcctgaccttgtgatccacctgccttggcctcaccaagtgctgggattataggcgtgagccactgcacccagcctccatggCTCCTTTTTAAGCCTTGTGGTTCTCCCTGATGCCTATGAAATTTGGAAATAAGCCAGGATTTGGCCAGAGCTGGGAATCATCCACTCCGGGATTTCTCTGCTTTTAGGGATTCCCCTAATTTCCAGCTCTTCTGTTAGAACTCGGAACTCTGAACTCCTGGTACTTTCACGTAGTGATCCTGAGTGTTTGTCCCAGTACTGTTTTtgtgcagctgcagctgtggaGATAGACAGAACTCAGGgaccaaaaagacaaaacaaaaaacaaacaaacaaaaaacccacacacaattcttttccttttcatgtgcaggtttttttagAAACTCTCCTCCAGCTTCTGTTTTTGGATGTTTTAtagtgtctttattttttttaatacagttcTTATAACTGTTTTCCCCTCTGGATTCACATGACGACTTCACTCCTTCACTATTACCAGAAGTAAACCACTACCCCTGTTaatgtcattttaattatttctgtataAAAATTCTCCAGAACATTGGCAGCCACTGATGGGTAAATGTGAAGGTCTATTTTCAGGTCCTGTCTTACTGCACTTCTCTCTCCATTGTTTGAAATACCATGACTGTGCTGATGGTGCCCAGGTTCCATCTCCAGCACCAACATCTCTCCTCATGCTTGCTAACTGTCTATTCACACATTGCTTACCTTGCAGCCCTCTGGAAGAGCAGCCATTTCAAAAGACATGATGAGTACTTTAGACAACAAATCATCAGTTTCATCCCTGAGCTCCCTGAAGTCTCAAATACACTTCAGACAATCAGTGATTCATCTATGGGACTTTACATTGATAATAAATGTGAAGTTTTACTAATTTTCTTATTCTCCTTTCACA encodes:
- the LONRF2 gene encoding LON peptidase N-terminal domain and RING finger protein 2 isoform 2 (isoform 2 is encoded by transcript variant 2), with translation MKNYEQALQDASAACQNEPLLIKGHQVKAQALSGLGRSKEVLKEFLYCLALNPECNSVKKEAQKVMCEVLFSATANVHENLTSSIQSRLKAQGHSHMNAQALLEEGDAGSSENSSEKSDMLGNTNSSVLYFILGLHFEEDKKALESILPTAPSAGLKRQFPDDVEDAPDLNAPGKIPKKDLSLQRSPNSETEESQGLSLDVTDFECALCMRLLFEPVTTPCGHTFCLKCLERCLDHAPHCPLCKDKLSELLASRNFNITVLAEELIFRYLPDELSDRKRIYDEEMSELSNLTRDVPIFVCAMAFPTVPCPLHVFEPRYRLMIRRCMETGTKRFGMCLSAEHAGLSEYGCMLEIKDVRTFPDGSSVVDAIGISRFRVLSHRHRDGYNTADIEYLEDEKVEGPEYEELAALHDSVHQQSVSWFASLQDRMKEQILSHFGVMPDREPEPQSNPSGPAWSWWILAVLPLERKAQLAILGMTSLKERLLAIRRILVIITRKMNSRQELANARERNN